In a single window of the Callithrix jacchus isolate 240 chromosome 1, calJac240_pri, whole genome shotgun sequence genome:
- the ZNF658 gene encoding zinc finger protein 658 isoform X4: MLENYSHLVSVGYCITKPKVISQLEQGEEPWSLEDEFLNQKYPGHFKVDDHIKGIWEKQEKPLWKEIFIDDADETWSKEGQKVLEKTFDLEIAPEFSEKIPCKCDSHRMNLPITSKYIISERKYSRKKAKYMNVCEKLQLDIKCEKAHPGEKSYEHGKNVKTCSYKKDQHWKFQILEGSLECDGSGQELYDKTICITPKSFPTGEKSCKDDEFRKNFDKTILFNYMRTDTRGKCSDLNEYGTSCDKTTIVEYNKVHMAMTHYEGNERGINFGRRSPLTQSQRTISGQSTFESNKCEENFSQSLAQVVHQKTQTGDKFSEYNECSNALYQKLDFTEHQRIHTEEKFHLSDEHGKCRKFFYQKAHLIQHQRTHSGEKPYQYEEFGKSFCSSSHSIQHPGTYVGLKLYGCNECGKAFCQNSNLSKHLRIHVKEKLCDNNGCGRSYKSPLIGHQKTDAEMKLCDGSEYGKTSHLKGHQRILIGEKPYECIECGKTYSETSHLRAHQRIHTGEKPHKCVECEKTFSHKTHISVHQRVHIGEKPYECNDCGKSFTYNSALRAHQRIHTGEKPYECSDCEKTFAHNSSLRAHHRIHTGEKPYECHECGKSFAHISVLKAHQRIHTGEKPYECNECGRSFTYNSALRAHQRVHTGRKPYECSDCEKTFAHNSALKIHQRIHTGAKPYECNECEKTFAHNSALRAHQNIHTREKLYECNECGKTFFQKTCLSTHWRIHTGEKPYECSKCGKTFSQKSYLSGHERIHRGEKPYECNTCGKTFVYKAALIVHQRIHTGEKPYECNECGKTFSQRTHLCAHQRIHTGEKPYECNECRKTFADNSALRAHHRIHTGEKPYECNECGKTFSKTSHLRAHLRTRSGEKPYECNECGKTFSEKSYVSAHQRVHTGEKPYECNVCGKPFAHNSTLRVHQRIHTGEKSYECHDCGKTFSQKSHLCAHQRIHTGEKPYGCNECGKAFAQNSTLRVHQRIHTGEKPYECGECGKTFVRKAALRVHHTRMHTREKTLACNEFGKS, translated from the exons atgctggagaactACAGCCACCTCGTCTCAGTGG gatATTGCATTACCAAACCCAAGGTGATCTCCCAGTTGGAGCAAGGAGAAGAGCCATGGTCCTTAGAAGATGAATTCCTAAACCAGAAGTACCCAG gaCATTTTAAAGTTGATGATCACATCAAAGGGATCtgggaaaaacaagaaaaacctcTGTGGAAAGAGATATTCATTGATGATGCTGATGAAACATGGAGTAAAGAAGGAcagaaagttttagaaaaaacatttgatcTGGAAATAGCTCCGgagttttcagaaaaaatacccTGTAAATGTGACTCACATAGAATGAATTTGCCAATTACCTCTAAATATAttataagtgaaagaaaatattcaagaaagaaGGCTAAATACATGAATGTATGTGAGAAATTGCAGCTTGATATTAAATGTGAGAAAGCTCATCCTGGAGAAAAATCTTATGAACATGGTAAAAATGTGAAAACTTGCAGTTATAAGAAAGATCAGCATTGGAAATTTCAAATTTTGGAGGGATCTCTTGAATGTGATGGATCTGGACAAGAATTATATGATAAGACAATTTGTATTACACCTAAGAGTTTTCCAACAGGAGAAAAGTCCTGTAAGGATGATGAATTTAGAAAAAACTTTGataaaaccattttatttaaCTACATGAGAACTGACACAAGGGGAAAATGCTCTGATCTTAATGAATATGGGACATCCTGTGACAAAACTACCATTGTTGAATACAATAAAGTTCACATGGCTATGACACACTATGAAGGTAATGAAAGGGGGATTAATTTCGGTAGGAGGTCACCCCTCACTCAATCACAGAGAACTATTTCAGGACAGAGTACTTTTGAAAGCaataaatgtgaagaaaattTTAGCCAGAGCTTAGCCCAGGTAGTACATCAGAAAACACAAACTGGAGATAAATTTAGTGAATATAATGAATGCTCAAATGCCCTCTACCAGAAATTAGACTTTACAgaacatcagagaattcacacaGAAGAGAAATTCCACCTTTCCGATGAACATGGGAAATGCAGAAAATTTTTTTACCAGAAAGCACACCTCATTCAGCATCAGAGGACCCATTCAGGAGAGAAACCTTACCAATATGAGGAATTTGGGAAATCCTTTTGTTCAAGTTCACACTCTATTCAGCATCCTGGAACTTATGTGGGATTGAAACTTTATGgatgtaatgaatgtgggaaagctttcTGTCAGAATTCAAACCTCAGTAAACATTTGAGAATTCATGTAAAAGAGAAACTTTGTGATAACAATGGCTGTGGGAGATCTTACAAGTCACCCCTCATAGGACACCAGAAAACAGATGCAGAGATGAAACTCTGTGATGGTAGTGAATATGGGAAGACATCACATCTCAAAGGACATCAGAGAATTCTCATTGGGgaaaaaccctatgaatgtatcGAATGTGGAAAAACTTACTCCGAGACATCACATCTCAGAGcacatcagagaattcacacaGGTGAAAAACCCCACAAATGTGTTGAATGTGAGAAAACTTTCTCTCACAAGACACACATCAGTGTACATCAGAGAGTTCATATAggggagaaaccctatgaatgtaatgaCTGTGGGAAATCTTTTACCTATAACTCAGCTCTGAGGGCACATCAAAGAATTCATACAGGTGAGAAGCCCTATGAATGCAGTGACTGTGAAAAAACTTTTGCCCATAATTCATCCCTCAGAGCACATCATAGAATTCACACAGGggagaaaccttatgaatgtcATGAATGTGGAAAGTCTTTTGCCCATATTTCTGTTCTCAAGGCACATCAAAGAATTCATACAggggagaaaccctatgaatgtaatgaatgtgggagATCTTTCACCTACAATTCAGCTCTGAGGGCACATCAGAGAGTTCACACAGGTagaaaaccctatgaatgtagtGACTGTGAGAAAACTTTTGCCCATAATTCAGCCCTCAAAAtacatcagagaattcacacaGGGGcaaaaccctatgaatgtaatgaatgtgaGAAAACGTTTGCCCATAATTCAGCCCTTAGAGCACATCAGAACATCCACACAAGGGAGAAGCTctatgaatgtaatgaatgtgggaaaacCTTTTTCCAGAAGACATGCCTCAGTACACATTGGAGAATTCACACCggggagaaaccctatgaatgtagcAAGTGTGGGAAAACTTTCTCCCAGAAATCATACCTCAGTGGACATGAGAGAATTCACAGAGGGgaaaaaccctatgaatgtaacaCATGTGGGAAAACTTTTGTGTATAAGGCAGCCCTCATAGTGCATCAAAGAATTCACACAggggagaaaccctatgaatgtaatgaatgtgggaaaacTTTCTCCCAAAGAACACACCTCTGTgcacatcagagaattcatactggggaaaaaccctatgaatgtaatgaatgCAGGAAAACATTTGCTGATAATTCAGCCCTCAGGGCACATCATAGAATTCACACAggggagaaaccctatgaatgtaatgaatgtgggaagACCTTCTCCAAGACATCACATCTCAGAGCACATCTTAGAACTCGCTCAggggagaaaccctatgaatgtaatgaatgtggcaaaACCTTCTCTGAGAAGTCATATGTTAGTGCACATCAGAGAGTTCATACAGGGGAGAAACCCTACGAATGTAATGTATGTGGGAAGCCATTTGCCCATAACTCAACCCTCAGAGTACATCAAAGAATTCACACAGGGGAGAAATCCTATGAATGTCACGATTGTGGGAAAACATTCTCCCAGAAATCACACCTTTGTGCACACCAGAGAATTCACACAGGGGAGAAGCCCTATGGgtgtaatgaatgtgggaagGCTTTTGCCCAAAATTCAACTCTCAGAGTACACCAGAGAATTCACACAggggagaaaccctatgaatgtggTGAATGTGGGAAAACTTTTGTCCGTAAGGCAGCTCTTAGAGTACATCACACCAGAATGCATACTAGAGAGAAAACCCTAGCATGTAATGAATTTGGGAAGTCCTGA